Part of the Nostoc sp. ATCC 53789 genome, GTACAGTAGCAGGTTGTAATGAATCAAAATCTGAAAGAGATAACCATCCCGGATAGTCATCTTCACACAAATACACCTCGAACGCTAAATTTTGACGATTTGATGTTACCCACAAATGCCTTCCAGATGCAGATTGAGTTGCTAAACGTGTACATTCAGGAGAATCATATAAATTTAGGTCAGCTAAACACTGATACTCCCCTAATTTTGGATTTTGGACTTCGGATTTTAGATTAAAGGACATTATTAGAGAATGATTTTTTTTAATAAAGACGAACAACTCGAAAATATTGGTAATGGCATTTTAGATGCAACTTGGGCAGCATTTCCGACTTTAGCCCGGAATCAAATTGCCTTGACTTGGGTTGTTTACGATCCACCAGTGCGAGTAAATACTGGTGGGGCGCTGACTCCCAACGCTTTTTGGGATCATCCAGTCCGTGGTTTTACTTATCGCGGTGTTGAACGGATTTATCCCGCCAGTGTAGTCAAGCTATTTTACCTGGTGGCGGTAAATGAATGGCTAGAAAAAGGCATGACTCAAACCTCCAAAGAGTTGGAACGCGCTTTGCGGGATATGATTGTCGATTCTAGTAACGATGCTACCAGCTTGGTTGTGGATATTTTAAGTGGTACTACATCTGGGCCAGAATTACCAACCGGGCCCTTTGAAACCTGGAAATATCAGCGTAATATCGTTAACCGCTATTATCAATCTTTGGGTTGGGAAGAAATGGAGACGATTAACGTCTGTCAAAAAACCTGGAGTGAGGGCCCTTATGGACGAGAACGGGCATTTGTGGGAGAGTTACTAGAAAATCGCAATATGTTGACCACAAATGCGATCGCTAGGTTACTGCATAGTATTGTAGGTGGAGTTGCGGTTTCCAGTGCGCGATCGCAAGCTATGATGGCTTTACTCAAACGTCCTCTCAACGATTTGCCCACTGACAGAGAGGAAGATCAGGTAACAGGTTTCTTAGGTGGTGGAATTCCTGAAAATGCTCAAATTTGGTCAAAGGCAGGTTGGACAAGTCAAGTTCACCATGATGCCGCGTATATTGAATTACCAGAACAGCGCCCTTACCTATTAGTGGTATTTACTGAAGGGAAAGCCCAAGCCAAGAGTCGAGATATTTTACCCTTCGTTTCTAAACTAGTTGCCGATGCGATTAGCAGCTTATAATCCAATAGCATGGATTAATAACTTCTTTCTTCTCTCTGTGTTCTCTGCGCGGCAGTCGCTCATGGGGGAAACCCCCTTGGCGCTAGCCTCTCCCTTTGGGAGAAGACCGCGCTGCCTTGCCTCTGCGGTTCGTTAAAAAAATGGACTTTAATAATGAGCCATAACTGAACCGTATTAGCCTATAGCAATCCTTGATTATTTGCAAACAACAATATCCCCGACTTATCGAATAAGTTGGGGAGCTAAATCCGCCGATTTTCACAAATCAAATAGGATTGCTATATTTCAACTTAAATTCGTCAAACTTCACTACTTCCGAATCAGGCTTGTGAGTGTCAAAGCGATAACTACTTATTGTCCCCGCCCCCGTATCAAAAATACTAAAAACCGTAATATTATTACTCGAAATATAAGGTATCGGCTTTCCATCTTCACCCAACAAAGGGGAAATTGTGGGCACTATTGGTTCCAAACCATTGGGATCGCCAACCTTAACATAATCCTCTTGATATCCAATTGGCACTTCTCGCTTTCTGTCACCCCAAGCAGCGCCGTAAGTATTGCCAACATTAGATGTTTCTAGAAAGTGCATTCCACTGGGACTAACAAAGCGATTCCACAAATGAGAATGCCCATAGAATACCAATTGCACATTAGCCGCTTCTAATAAAGGCACAACATCGCGGATAATATAATCTGCATCTTTCGGGTATTCGTAACGCACTGCTTTAATATTATTACCATCTCGTTCAACTATTTGAACAGGTTCTGTATAAGCAGGAACGATATTATCACCCAGAGTATGGGGAGGATGATGGAACATCACAACTTTGTGTTTTGCTTGTTTAAATTCAGGGCTGTTGAGTTCTGCTTCTAGCCAATTATACTGCTTGCTTCCTTTAGCAATTGGCTCATAAATTAGCTGTCCATAACCCCAATTTTCAGGATTATTTAAATCGTTTTCAGCTTCCTGATATCTCCCTCTGCGCTTTCTATCTAAGTTGGGAGTTCGCCACATATTCGTAGCGTACAGTACCACTAAACGCACATCCCCAAAACTGACTGCATAATACCTTTTTCCACCCTCTTTACTTTTTGGTAAAGAGAAAATCTCTTCGTAGGTATTAGTATTAAAAGAATTATCTATTAAAGATTTGTCTCGATAAATTTTTTGAGCAACGACGCGGGGAATTGTATCATCAAATTCATCATTTAAACTTCCCATCCTGGCAAATCGCCCCATCACCTCATGATTACCAATGCAAGTAAACATGGGTGCGTGTTGAATTATTTGTCCACCAGTGTAGGTTGTCTTAATGTCGTTGTGCGTCATTTCATAAGTAGCACGACCTTGTAAGCCGGGAAACAACGCACCACCACTATTATCATCAAACCATTCTGAGGCGCGATCGCTAACATTCACTAAATCACCGGCAAACCACACCCCATCAACTCGTCCAACTGTTTCTACCACCTTTTGCAGATTCGCTGCTGTCATCGGCTTTAATTGATGATCTGAGGTAAGTAAAATTTTTAGTGGTGTATCTGGTTTGGGAGTAGCTGCAAGGGTAAAAACATCACTGTTAATACTCTCGTCGTCTTCTCGCACACTCGTAACCCGATAGTTTAACCGCACGCCAGGAGTTAACCCACCTACCTCAGCTTCATGTCGCCAAATGTCGCGCTGGACTGGTTTTTGATAAACTTCACCGTCTTTAGTTTGGTTTCCAACTCTTGATTGCTGGTCTTCACGAGTGCGACTGAGTTTAGTAGTATTTGCCTTAGCAGTTTGTTTAAGATTTTCACCATAAGTTACTGTGTGGTTAACACCAGCAAACTCAGTAAACCAAACTACTTGCACTGAGGTTTCAGTTGGTAGTTGTAAAAATGGATCGGTGAGCAGTTGGGGTGCTGATGTCATAATTGTTTGCCCAAATGAACGCACGCTTACCAGAGTAAGGCATATCACAAGCGCCAGCATAGCCACTAAAGAAATTTTACGGCTGTGTAAGCGTCTGATCATGAGTAACATCCCAAATTTTTAGAGTATTCACCGACTCAACGCTTCGCTCGTTTTCATAAAAAGACCGTGGAGAAATCGAAGTCATTAGTACCAATGACTAATGACCAATGACCAATGACTAATGACTCTTAACTAAATGGTTTCCAACCTGCTAGCAAATTCGGGTAAGCGACAGGTGTGGGGAAAATCTTCTGGAAGCCAGTTTGACGTTCTTGTGGCTTTTCTTTGCTCATATTCCAGAGGGATTCATAGAAAAAGAAAGAGACTCCAGCAAAATTGCGATCGCGGATTTTTTGCACTTGTGTCTGAATCTGTTGCATCGGCACAGATCGGTTTTTTAACCCAGCCAAAATACCCACACTCACTGGAATATGGCTTTTTGCCGCTTTTACTTCTGGATATTCTAATTCGTTAACAAAAACATTCAAATCATCACGATATATCTGCAAAACTAAGTCTTCAATGATTCCTAGCCGTTCCCACTTTTGCCAGTCCGCTAAAAAGAACTCGTAAGAAAAACGTTGAGGATTAGGTGCAATGGAAACTAGGCAATCTTTTTTAGTAGCTTTGATGGTTTTGAATACCCGTTTCATAAACTCGGTAATTTTGTTAGCTCTCCAACGCACCCATTCTGGATCTCTAAAATTTTTGGAGGGAGCTTTACCACGGTGTTCTTTTTTGTAAAGTGCCACTGTGTAAGCATCGTAACCTAATTCTGATGGTAAGCCAAAATGGTCATCAAATTGAATGCCATCAATATTGTAGTTTCTGACAATTTCAACGATTAAATCTTGGATAAATTGTTGTACTTCTGGGCGAAAGGGATTTAGCCAAACACGGTTATGCGTGCCTTCTTTGACAATCCGAGTCCCGTCGCTGTGGCTAGTGAGCCATTGGGGGCGATTTTTAGCTAAGAGAGAGTCGGCTGGTGCCATGAAGCCAAATTCAAACCAGGGAATCACTGTTAGCCCTTTTTGATGTCCCACATCGACAATTTCTTTGAGGATATCTCGCCCTTGCAATCCCGGTGTGGGATCGAGCGATCGCCCAATTACTTTTTGGGCAACTTTGCTGGGATACAATGTATATCCCCAATTCCAAACCGCCGGATATATGGTGTTAAAATTGAGTTCATCAAGGCGTTGCAAAGATCCCTTGAGGCGATCGCGCTCAAATAACACATCACTATCAATATTTGTTAACCACACCCCCCTTAGCTCAGATGCCAGTTTTGGCGGTAGATTAATTTGAGCGTTCAATGGGAAAGATAGCATTACCGTAGCTACCACACTCAAGGTAACGATAACGGCAAATAACCCCGACTTTCTGCTTTGGCGAATATTCCACCAAGAATGAAACTCAACACACCACTTGAGAAACCTTTTCATCATTTGTTAGAGATATCATCAAATTATGAACAATCAGCATGAATAGCGATCGTTTTGATTGTAAGCGCTAAAACAATCGCTATTTAATCTCATTGCTGAGGTTGATCATTTATTGGGCGCTGGCTACGAGTTGATTCCAAGCTTTGACTGCTGCTTGTAAATTCGTTGGTAGATTATTTCGAGAAATATCATTGTACTGAACTGTACCCTTTTGGCTGGTAAGAGTGAAGGTGATATAATCAGCAGCACCACTAGGGGCTGGGTAACTCAAATTTTGGAATTTACTAAAATTAGAGCGTTCCAAATATCTCTGAAATTGTTGCACCTGTTGCACAGAAACGCTGCGAACACTACGTTCAGAATCGTTAGCATCACCAATTCGCACGCGAATCAATCGCCCATCTTTTAGTAAGACAGTCTGGTAGGTTCTGCCAGCAAAACCGCCACTGGAGATTTGCCGAAATACTATATCTCGATCTAACGGTGGTGGTAACTCGCTAGCTGGAATTTGCACAGGGGTAAGTGTACCTTCGTTAGCCTTTTGATTCAGTCTGACTGCGGAACCTGTTTGATTAGTATGATAAACCAAGGTTTGGTCAACCGCACCAACAACTACT contains:
- a CDS encoding serine hydrolase; the protein is MIFFNKDEQLENIGNGILDATWAAFPTLARNQIALTWVVYDPPVRVNTGGALTPNAFWDHPVRGFTYRGVERIYPASVVKLFYLVAVNEWLEKGMTQTSKELERALRDMIVDSSNDATSLVVDILSGTTSGPELPTGPFETWKYQRNIVNRYYQSLGWEEMETINVCQKTWSEGPYGRERAFVGELLENRNMLTTNAIARLLHSIVGGVAVSSARSQAMMALLKRPLNDLPTDREEDQVTGFLGGGIPENAQIWSKAGWTSQVHHDAAYIELPEQRPYLLVVFTEGKAQAKSRDILPFVSKLVADAISSL
- a CDS encoding glycoside hydrolase family 10 protein is translated as MKRFLKWCVEFHSWWNIRQSRKSGLFAVIVTLSVVATVMLSFPLNAQINLPPKLASELRGVWLTNIDSDVLFERDRLKGSLQRLDELNFNTIYPAVWNWGYTLYPSKVAQKVIGRSLDPTPGLQGRDILKEIVDVGHQKGLTVIPWFEFGFMAPADSLLAKNRPQWLTSHSDGTRIVKEGTHNRVWLNPFRPEVQQFIQDLIVEIVRNYNIDGIQFDDHFGLPSELGYDAYTVALYKKEHRGKAPSKNFRDPEWVRWRANKITEFMKRVFKTIKATKKDCLVSIAPNPQRFSYEFFLADWQKWERLGIIEDLVLQIYRDDLNVFVNELEYPEVKAAKSHIPVSVGILAGLKNRSVPMQQIQTQVQKIRDRNFAGVSFFFYESLWNMSKEKPQERQTGFQKIFPTPVAYPNLLAGWKPFS
- a CDS encoding metallophosphoesterase family protein, with product MTSAPQLLTDPFLQLPTETSVQVVWFTEFAGVNHTVTYGENLKQTAKANTTKLSRTREDQQSRVGNQTKDGEVYQKPVQRDIWRHEAEVGGLTPGVRLNYRVTSVREDDESINSDVFTLAATPKPDTPLKILLTSDHQLKPMTAANLQKVVETVGRVDGVWFAGDLVNVSDRASEWFDDNSGGALFPGLQGRATYEMTHNDIKTTYTGGQIIQHAPMFTCIGNHEVMGRFARMGSLNDEFDDTIPRVVAQKIYRDKSLIDNSFNTNTYEEIFSLPKSKEGGKRYYAVSFGDVRLVVLYATNMWRTPNLDRKRRGRYQEAENDLNNPENWGYGQLIYEPIAKGSKQYNWLEAELNSPEFKQAKHKVVMFHHPPHTLGDNIVPAYTEPVQIVERDGNNIKAVRYEYPKDADYIIRDVVPLLEAANVQLVFYGHSHLWNRFVSPSGMHFLETSNVGNTYGAAWGDRKREVPIGYQEDYVKVGDPNGLEPIVPTISPLLGEDGKPIPYISSNNITVFSIFDTGAGTISSYRFDTHKPDSEVVKFDEFKLKYSNPI